The DNA segment GGACGATCGATGTAGGGCtacatttatagacatttaccgTCTTCCATTACTCGGACGATCGATGTAGGGCCagatttatagacatttactgTAGGccacatttatagacatttacagTCTACCATTACTCGGACGATCGATGTAGGGccacatttatagacatttacagTCTACCATTACTCGGACGATCGATGTAGGGCCACATTTATAGACATGTACTGTCTACCATTACTCGGACAATCGATGTAGGGccacatttatagacatttaccgTCTACCATTACTGGGACGATCGATGTAGGGCaacatttatagacatttaccgTCTACCATTACTCGGACGATCGATGTAGGGCaacatttatagacatttaccgTCTACCATTACTCGGACGATCGATGTATGGccacatttatagacatttaccgCCTACCATTACTCGGACGATCGATGTAGGGccacatttatagacatttaccgCCTACCATTACTCGGACGATCGATGTATGGccacatttatagacatttactgTCTACCATTACTCGGACGATCGATGTAGGGccacatttatagacatttactgTCTACCATTACTCGGACGATCGATGTAGGGccacatttatagacatttactgTCTACCATTACTCGGACGATCGATGTAGGGccacatttatagacatttactgTCTTCCATTACTCGGGCGATCGATGTAGGGCCACATCTTCATAGACATTTACTGTCTACCATTACTCGGACGATCGATGTAGGGccacatttatagacatttactgTCTACCATTACTCGGACGATCGATGTAGGGccacatttatagacatttactgTCTGCCATTACTCGGACGATCGATGTAGGGccacatttatagacatttactgTCTACCATTACTCGGGCGATCGATGTAGGGCtacatttatagacatttactgTCTACCATTACTCGGGCGATCGATGTATGGccacatttatagacatttaccgTCTACCATTACTCGGACGATCGATGTAGGGccacatttatagacatttacagTCTTCCATTACTCGGACGATCGATGTAGGGccacatttatagacatttaccgCCTACCATTACTCGGGCGATCGATGTAGGGccacatttatagacatttactgTCTACCATTACTCGGAGGATCGATGTAGGGccacatttatagacatttactgTCTACCATTACTCGGACGATCGATGTAGGGccacatttatagacatttactgTCTTCCATTACTCGGGCGATCGATGTAGGGCAACAATTATAGACATTTACTGTCTTCCATTACTCGGGCGATCGATGTAGGGCaacatttatagacatttaccgTCTACCATTACTCGGGCGATCGATGTATGGCCacgtttataaacatttactgTCTACCATTACTCGGGCGATCGATTTAGGACCGCCTTCACTGTCTTATGATCGGGGTCGGGCCATATTTAAAAGAGACATTCTGCaaacaactatatattaacttaaTATGCCGATTGTtgataatttcaacaaatttgtTAATGTCATGGATGTTAACTTTCAATCTTTACGGCTATAAAGATTTAATGGATGCtgttgtgatctgctgtatttctcaTAAGGTTTGAGACAAAGGTGTAATTGTATCTATTTTTAGTATGTTAGCACaccatcaaatatttcacctttaaaagtttaCAACGATGTCGTCAATCACGTTGTTAACATTCACCATGATCTGATCGGCCCCCGTATGACGTGTTAGACGACAAACTAGAACggtattacaaaacaaatgtacGTGGTGTGTCTTTTCCTTGTACTTGACTGTCACCTATTGAACTTTTATCTGATGGAAGTGCTGTTAAGCATTATccaaatacagaaacaaaacaacattaaaacgaCATTTTCAAAGTGTTGTTTTGAGTctatcaaacatattttgctcTGTTTAATCACAAAATTACGGAGGGAAAGTGTTGACGCCGATCCTCATTTATTCCGACAGTCGATACAACAGACGCGTCACTGCCAATAACAGGAAGCGGTCTTATCGTGCACATGCGCGCTTCGAAGAATATTGATTTCCGCGGTTTCCAATATTCTCAGAACCATACGGTCAGGAAAGTAAACATTGTGATTGTAAATATAGAGTGAAAAATAATGTGTATTCAGTTTTGGAATTTTATTTACGAACTTTGAGAGACAATGCAGGTAATGCAACTCTAGTAGATGACatatttttagatatattgtTGTAGCCGTATCTGGTGCTGAGCAGTTGTGGGCGGTTGTGAATCTCCGTATTGACTTTAAGATAGAGCATTGGCATTCCCTCCGGAGTCCTAGTCAGTCGTATAAAGCCCTAGTTTGTCTTGTCGTCGATAAATTGTAATGGTCAGCGGTTTTAACAGAAATAAGCTATACACATCTAGCTCTTTGAAGGCGAAATTTACCTTCATGTAAAATGGTGATGCCTGAGAAACCCGTACATGTTTAGAATCATTTGAAACGTTTTTTTCTCATCATACATCAAGTTATACCAATTTGTATCCTTGCCTTACATCATACATAGAGTTATACGAGTTTGTTTATTTGCCTTACATTATTCATTAAGTTCtaacagtttgtatatttgccTTACACCTTACATTAAGTTATACCAGTTTGTATACTTGATACCAGTTTGTATACTTGCCTTACATCGTACATTAAGTTCTACCAGTTTGTATACTTGCCTTACATCTTACATTAAGTTCTACCAGTTTGTATACTTGCCTTACATCTTACATTAAGTTCTACCAGTTTGTATACTTGCCTTACATCTTACATTAAGTTCTACCAGTTTGTATACTTGATACCAGTTTGTATACTTGCCTTACATCGTACATTAAGTTCTACCAGTTTGTATACTTGCCTTACATCTTACATTAAGTTCTACCAGTTTGTATACTTGATACCAGTTTGTATACTTGCCTTACATCTTACATTAAGTTCTACCAGTTTGTATACTTGCCTTAAATCGTACATTAAGTTTTACCAGTTTGTATACTTGCCTTACATCTTACATTAAGTTCTACCAGTTTGTATACTTGCCTTACATCTAACATTAAGTTCTACCAGTTTGTATACTTGCCTTACATCTTATATTAAGTTCTACCAGTTTGTATACTTGCCTTACATCGTACATTAAGTTCTACCAGTTTGTATACTTGCCTTACATCGTACATTAAGTTCTACCAGTTTGTTTACTTGCCTTACATCTTACATTAAGTTCTACCAGTTTGTATACTTGCCTTACATCTTACATTAAGTTCTACCAGTTTGTATACTTGCCTTACATCTTACATTAAGTTCTACCAGTTTGTATACTTGCCTTACATCTTACATTAAGTTCTACCAGTTTGTATACTTGCCTTACAACTTACATTAAGTTATACCAGTTTGTATGTTTGCCTTACATCTTACATTTAGTTATACCAGTTTGTATATTTGCCTTgaaatcatacatatattttctttccttCACTCAAAACCCActcatatatcaaaataataattatgggGGTCCAGCAGGAAACGCCTTAAACTTGATTCCTCTTTGGTTTCGTCAAAGTTAGCCGAGATgtgtattgattggtcaatgtTTATCTAAAAATTACTATCGACCAATGAcataatttaaagctgcactctctggAAACCAGTATATATACAACTGACAAAAAGATCAGATcaaatttaccatatttaagttcaatattGGTGTTaaatggctaaaagcgttactaaagcGATACTATTTGGTATGAATAGGCCAATGACCAGGTAGCGATGACCTGTAATCATACAGCGTTGATGGCATTTGACAGTCAGAATGCTAGACTTGGTATTAAGATGGGCCCCTTAGTTACACGTCGGCGAATCTTTGTAGTGAACGCTCGTATATATATAAGAGGTTATGTCGACATGTAAAAagtactcgctcatgttttgttgaataaagtGTAGAAAATCTTCAtgagtgttaaaacaaagatagCAAAATTtgggaacccttcagcaaaggTTGATActtgctcaaatatcgtttttgaaGGCCACAACTTTCATTAGcgttaaaaatgcaaatggtcATTTAATAAcggctttgttgttgcgtgattggttgattgacatgaTCATGtaaatcaatgtattgttaagaaAATCGAAATAcccacaacttttttttaaagtccTGGTccttgtggttaaggcgtcGGTCGTGTAGTTTGTTCTTGGCTTTACCGGCGTTGGTTCGTACCCGACTTGAACAAAAATACTTtactataactgtatttttttgcaatttcgatatcatggAATAAACACAGGCGTCTGGCTCATGGTTTGTGTTTAagatattcatttatattcatttatattattttgggtacatatgATGAGATAAAGAACACATACGAAGATATTAAATGCCTTTGATATACGTCGGTCCTGATTGATCTCATTGTCGGTATCACAATAATTTGTACTCATTTCGAGCTAAAATCCGCAAACTGTCTAAAAATATCGCATATGGTCGCTAAACGACATCAGACTTTGTAGGAATAGCGACTTTTGTCGCAAACGACATCAGATGTTGTAGaaatatcagtaattaaaaGTTATAAGAGCCTCAAATCGAAAACAAAACCGTCATCGTCACCATTaccatattgttaaaaaaaaaaacctacacCAACGGTTTTATATACGATTTTAATCTTGTGACATGGGGGATATCATGATGTGACGttttttctggtgacctgtatcacgtcgcgttcggtgtgtaaacacgtatccgtcgagaccgcagtaacaaaaaaaaacaattatgaagGATTAACTATGTTCCTCCTATCACATTTTGAGATTTATTGcccattgatatatatattttggatGGTATTTAACCTCTAGACAGTTGTCTGTATTGACATGAAAAACGTTCAGTCTGTCAGAAAACAGATGCTTTATAATGCATGATAGagatgtttgatatatatatatatatatatatatatatatatatatatcattatagtTGAATCGCTCGACCTTGAGGTTTAAATAGGTCTTGTCTGAGACGCACTGCTTCTGTATAGCTTCGCTTGCTTGAACCTTCTTTGGTATACCCAGCATAACGAATTGATTAGTGGAACCTCAGGACTCGTCTTTGTTTCACTCACACTGCGTAGCCGATGTCTACAACATTTGACGAAAAACATAATCTATAGTGACTCTATTACTACATTAAAATACAGCACCATGTTCGTTATTTCAACCCTAATGTAATGGATATGATACTAATTAATGATCGCCTGGCCGCGGCAGCGTTCTTGCATGCAAATATGTTACTCTTTGATATTTACTAAATCCTAGGGCAATGTCTTGGAATATTGTGTAGATTGGCTACATACAGATCGGTGCACATCTATTGAGACTATAAAAAGGTCATATTCTCGATGTTTCGATTGAAAACACAGAGCTTTTCTCGGCAACGCAACTGttcttgtttaatattgtttatttagaCAAATGACCTTACAACTATCAACCTCGGGTCTCTTGTTTGCAGGCATGACGTGATGACACCGTAAACGTGAAAGCCATTTTACGATGGCAGCTAAAGAAGACAAACAGGGACTTCTTCGCGCGGAAGAAAGGGAGCCGTTGCCGGACATCGCGGAGGAAAACCATGACGCCGCATCGAAGCCCGCCAGTCGAAAGACCAGCCGGACATCAACCCCGAAAAAGAAGCACTGTCCAGACTACTTCGGAGTGAAGTCTTACCTACACGATTTTTACGAGGCGACCTACAAGGACCCGTCGATCTACGAGGACGAAGACGACTTCCGGTTCTTGCTTCACCCTAACCCGCGCCGGCGGAGATGCCCACAAATCTGGTGGAAGATATTTATGTGGCTGGGTGTGAACTTGCTAGTGTTTGGAATTATTGGTATTCTAGTCGGCTACCTTGTTCCGCAAAAATCCATATTCCTGAAGGTTGACGAGGAGCACAGCGAGGGTTACGTGGACCGGAGCGCCATGACGTTCAACACGACACTAGACGTGTGCAAGCTAATCGGCCTCATTCTGTTCTGCGTTGGCGGGATGACGCTCGCCATGGCGCTCCTCTTCCCCAGCTTTCTCACGTCATATTGTGACGAGGACCCAGGAGAGGACAACTTCAACGTGCGGGTGGAGGACGAGGAGGCACCGCTCAGCCCAGTTGACATGTCCATTCCCAAGTCATCAAAGGTTAAGAGCGTCCAGCCGCTACGCAGCGTCCCAGAGGCCGTGGTGACGAATGAGGGGGTCATGGAATACCATGATTAGCAGTGTCAGGACTGAATAATTAAGGctcttttctaaaacaaattactagtatatttattttatgatgtttacatttgtttaaaatgatattttaatctaaaatgattgtttttggtGCGTTCCAGATCGATTGATTTCAATGCCAAAATTTGTTCGAAAAggttgttttcttaaataaatatcatctGGATAGTCTCTCTGGATTCCTAACTGCAATTCTTTGTGTCTCACTTGCGGCAAGAAGTGCTCCAATGTATAAACTACTAGTATGCTCGAAACCGACACTTACCAGTTTAATGGTTCTAGTGAAAGAAGAGCAATATTGATAGTTATATGTACTGATATGACGCTTGACCTTCCGGTAGTATCACGACCATTGTtatatgtaaacatacaacGCTTGATCTTCCGGTAGTATCACGATCATAGTTATATGTACACATACGGAGCTTGGCCTTCTGGTAGAACATGTATCACGATCATAGTTATATGTACACATACGACGCTTGACCTTCCGGTAGTATCACGATCATAGTTATATGTACACATACGGCGCTTGGCCTTCTGGTAGTACATGTATCACGATCATAGTTATATGTACACATACGACACTTGATCTTCCGGTAGTATCACGATCATAGTTATATGTACACATACGGAGCTTGGCCTTCTGGTAGAACATGTATCACGATCATAGTTATATGTACACATACGACGCTTGACCTTCCGGTAGTATCACGATCATAGTTATATGTACACATACGGAGCTTGGCCTTCTGGTAGAACATGTATCACGATCATAGTTATATGTACACATACGACGCTTGACCTTCTGGTAGTATCACGATCATAGTTATATGTACACATACGACGCTTGACCTTCTGGTAGTACATGTATCACGATCATAGTTATATGTACACATACGACACTTGACCTTCGGTAGTATCACGATCATAGTTATATGTACACATACGACGCTTGACCTTCGGTAGTATCACGATCATAGTTATATGTACACATACGACACTTGACCTTCGGTAGTATCACGATCATAGTTATATGTACACATACGACGCTTGACCTGGTAGTATCACGATCATAGTTATATGTACACATACGGCGCTTAGCCTTCTGGTAGTACATGTATCACGATCATAGTTATATGTACACATACGACGCTTGACCTTCCGGTAGTATCACGATCATAGTTATATGTACACATACGGCGCTTGGCCTTCTGGTAGTACATATATCACGATCATAGTTATATGTACACATACGACGCTTGACCATCCGGTAGTATCACGATCATAGTTATATGTACACATACGGCGCTTGGCCTTCTGGAAGTACATGTATCACGATCATAGTTATATGTACACATACGACGCTTGACCTTCTGGTAGTATCACGATCATAGTTATATGTACACATACGACGCTTGACCTTCTGGTAGTACATGTATCACGATCATAGTTATATGTACACATACGACACTTGACCTGGTAGTATCACGATCATAGTTATATGTACACATACGGCGCTTAGCCTTCTGGTAGTACATGTATCACGATCATAGTTATATGTACAC comes from the Mya arenaria isolate MELC-2E11 chromosome 13, ASM2691426v1 genome and includes:
- the LOC128214828 gene encoding neurensin-1-like — translated: MAAKEDKQGLLRAEEREPLPDIAEENHDAASKPASRKTSRTSTPKKKHCPDYFGVKSYLHDFYEATYKDPSIYEDEDDFRFLLHPNPRRRRCPQIWWKIFMWLGVNLLVFGIIGILVGYLVPQKSIFLKVDEEHSEGYVDRSAMTFNTTLDVCKLIGLILFCVGGMTLAMALLFPSFLTSYCDEDPGEDNFNVRVEDEEAPLSPVDMSIPKSSKVKSVQPLRSVPEAVVTNEGVMEYHD